A genomic segment from Saimiri boliviensis isolate mSaiBol1 chromosome 14, mSaiBol1.pri, whole genome shotgun sequence encodes:
- the SSC5D gene encoding soluble scavenger receptor cysteine-rich domain-containing protein SSC5D isoform X3, with protein MRVLACLLAALVGIQAVERLRLADGPHGCAGRLEVWHGGRWGTVCDDGWDLRDAAVACRQLGCGGALAAPGGAFFGEGAGPVWLSELACRGHEGQLGFCHHRGWKAHICSHEEDAGVVCAGQRVANSRDDSASPLDGAPWPGLSMELGPSTEETPVTHAPRPAGNPQNTSRKKSPRPKQAKSTRAPLLTTGAPRQERLRLVSGPHRCAGRLEVWHGGRWGTVCDDGWDLRDATVACRELGCGGALAAPGGARFGPGAGPVWMDDVGCGGGEQALRDCPRSPWGRSNCDHSEDAGLVCTGPAPRLRLADGPHGCAGRLEVWHGGLWGSVCDDAWDLRDAAVACRELGCGGALAAPGGAFFGEGAGPIILDDLRCRGNETALRFCPARPWGQHDCHHREDAGAVCDGMPLGFVPPTVPTVPSNDSIPREAASRPPSTMTSQAPGTAGISPPLASPTVLWEPGPEAGSPQLRLVAGPSKCSGRLEVWHDQRWGTVCDDSWDMRDSAVVCRELGCGGPRQPDPAAGHFGWGAGPIWLDDVGCVGTESSLSDCPAAPWGKHNCAHNEDVGVTCTGPPGLDSISDPFSWSWIPGLGRDRNAWLPGELATKPSASVTASVLEKTTMKAPGKMPKSTKKWVTKNAKRPTTQPPVTPTTKHSRAQSPPDLTSQTTAALTTEASRRPTFEFTRRPTTEAPHRWASHSTAMLTPQAPREQTSKTMVMLTTQSPREMTSEAIIKRIPQASLEPSAEIPQESSKDPAPSPTASTTGESGLFRVRLADGPNRCAGRLEVWHAGHWGTVCDDNWDLRDATVACWELGCGKVRPRVGKTHYGPGTGPIWLDDMGCKGSEASLSDCPSGEWGKHNCDHEEDVVLTCTGYADYDDYPPWTWDPTSAEDLAKGTTTVGGPGRTLPWGTTRHPGTPFPATRRLPDTDGLAMLPRLLSNSRAQAILEEASQSAGIADRSHQAQRVSVSFLFSCPSSSHFTTCFSLHFSQCVL; from the exons ATGAGGGTCTTGGCCTGCCTCCTTG CGGCACTGGTGGGGATCCAGGCTGTTG AGCGGCTGCGCCTGGCCGATGGCCCTCACGGGTGTGCTGGCCGCCTGGAGGTCTGGCACGGAGGGCGCTGGGGCACCGTATGTGACGACGGCTGGGACCTGCGTGATGCCGCCGTGGCCTGTCGGCAGCTGGGCTGCGGAGGGGCACTGGCCGCCCCCGGGGGCGCCTTctttggggagggggcagggcccGTGTGGCTCAGCGAGCTGGCTTGCCGGGGCCACGAGGGGCAGCTGGGCTTCTGCCACCACCGGGGCTGGAAGGCCCACATCTGCTCCCACGAAGAGGACGCAGGCGTCGTCTGCGCAG GTCAGCGTGTGGCTAACTCCAGGGACGATTCAGCGTCTCCCCTAGATGGGGCTCCCTGGCCAGGGCTGTCGATGGAGCTGGGTCCCAGCACAGAGGAGACCCCGGTGACACACG CCCCCCGCCCAGCTGGGAACCCCCAGAACACCTCCCGGAAGAAAAGCCCCCGGCCTAAGCAGGCCAAGTCCACCCGGGCCCCTCTGCTGACAACTGGAGCCCCCCGCCAAG AGCGGCTGCGCCTGGTCTCTGGCCCCCACAGGTGTGCCGGCCGCCTGGAAGTCTGGCATGGCGGGCGCTGGGGCACTGTATGTGATGACGGCTGGGACCTGCGCGACGCCACCGTGGCTTGCCGGGAGCTGGGCTGTGGGGGGGCGCTGGCTGCCCCCGGCGGTGCCAGATTTGGGCCTGGCGCAGGGCCCGTGTGGATGGACGACGTGGGGTGTGGAGGAGGAGAGCAGGCCCTCCGAGACTGCCCCAGGAGCCCCTGGGGCCGGAGCAACTGTGACCACAGCGAGGATGCCGGGCTGGTCTGCACCG GCCCAGCACCTCGGCTGCGCCTGGCTGATGGCCCCCACGGTTGCGCCGGCCGCCTGGAGGTCTGGCACGGAGGGCTCTGGGGGTCAGTGTGTGACGACGCCTGGGACCTGCGCGATGCCGCTGTGGCCTGCCGGGAGCTGGGCTGCGGGGGGGCGCTGGCCGCCCCCGGGGGTGCCTTCTTTGGGGAGGGGGCTGGACCCATCATCCTGGATGACCTCCGGTGTCGGGGAAACGAGACGGCCTTGCGATTCTGCCCAGCTCGGCCCTGGGGCCAGCATGACTGTCACCACCGCGAGGACGCCGGCGCTGTGTGTGATG GCATGCCTCTGGGCTTTGTCCCTCCCACGGTCCCTACTGTGCCCAGCAACGACTCCATACCCAGGGAGGCTGCCTCCAGGCCCCCGTCCACCATGACAAGTCAGGCTCCAGGGACGGCAGGCATTTCACCTCCTCTAGCCTCCCCTACTGTCCTTTGGGAACCTGGACCAGAAGCCG GGTCCCCCCAGCTGCGCCTGGTGGCTGGGCCCAGCAAGTGCTCAGGTCGACTGGAGGTGTGGCATGACCAGCGCTGGGGGACCGTGTGTGATGACAGCTGGGACATGCGGGACTCAGCTGTGGTCTGCCGGGAGCTGGGCTGTGGTGGACCTCGGCAGCCAGATCCTGCTGCTGGCCACTTTGGCTGGGGTGCGGGCCCCATCTGGCTAGATGATGTGGGCTGTGTGGGGACCGAGTCTTCGCTGTCCGACTGCCCTGCTGCTCCCTGGGGAAAGCACAACTGTGCTCACAATGAGGATGTTGGGGTCACCTGCACTG GGCCCCCAGGCCTGGACTCCATCTCAGACCCCTTCAGTTGGAGCTGGATTCCTGGACTGGGGAGAGATCGGAATGCCTGGCTCCCAGGAGAGCTGGCCACTAAGCCTTCTGCAAGTGTGACTGCCAGTGTTCTGGAGAAAACAACCATGAAAGCCCCAGGGAAAATGCCTAAGAGTACTAAGAAATGGGTGACAAAAAATGCAAAGAGACCAACCACTCAACCCCCAGTGACGCCAACCACGAAACATTCCAGGGCCCAAAGCCCCCCAGACCTAACCTCACAGACCACTGCAGCCCTGACCACTGAGGCCTCCCGAAGACCTACCTTTGAGTTTACCAGAAGGCCAACCACAGAAGCCCCCCACAGATGGGCCTCTCACAGCACTGCCATGCTGACCCCTCAGGCTCCCCGAGAACAGACCAGTAAGACCATGGTGATGCTGACCACTCAAAGCCCCCGAGAAATGACCTCTGAGGCCATCATCAAGAGAATCCCTCAAGCCTCCCTGGAGCCATCTGCTGAGATCCCACAAGAGTCATCCAAAGATCCGGCCCCCTCTCCCACTGCTAGCACCACGGGGGAATCAG GACTGTTCCGGGTTCGTCTAGCTGATGGGCCCAACCGCTGTGCTGGCCGGCTGGAAGTGTGGCATGCCGGACACTGGGGAACAGTGTGTGATGACAACTGGGACCTACGAGACGCCACTGTGGCCTGCTGGGAACTGGGCTGTGGAAAGGTCCGGCCCCGAGTAGGCAAAACCCATTACGGCCCTGGAACTGGGCCCATCTGGTTGGATGACATGGGCTGTAAGGGAAGTGAGGCGTCATTGAGCGACTGCCCCTCGGGGGAATGGGGGAAGCACAACTGTGACCACGAGGAAGACGTGGTGCTCACCTGTACTG GCTACGCAGACTATGACGATTATCCCCCCTGGACCTGGGACCCCACCTCAGCAGAGGACCTGGCCAAGGGGACCACCACAGTGGGGGGACCTGGACGCACTCTCCCCTGGGGCACCACCAGGCACCCAGGGACCCCCTTCCCAGCAACAAGGCGCCtgccagacacag acgggctcgctatgttgcccaggctgctctcaaactcccgggctcaagccatcctcgaggaggcctcgcaaagtgctggaattgcagacaGGAGCCACCAGGCCCAACGTGTTTCTGtatctttcctcttctcttgccCTTCCAGTTCTCACTTCACTACCTGTTTCTCGCTCCATTTTTCCCAGTGTGTTCTGTGA